A single Vulpes lagopus strain Blue_001 chromosome 3, ASM1834538v1, whole genome shotgun sequence DNA region contains:
- the GDPD3 gene encoding lysophospholipase D GDPD3 codes for MTMSPLLYYALPTLGGYVMLSIFFLRRPRLLHTPWAPAFQPRLGAHRAGSGERLEHTIEAMENSMAQRSDFLELDCQLTRDGVVVLSHDENLSRQSGVNRDVSSLDFEELPLYKEELEVYFSPGHFAHGSDRRMVSLEDVFRRFPRMPMSVEVKKGNEELINKIAGLVRHFDRNEITIWASEKSSIMKKCRAANPEMPFAFTITRGLWLVLLYYLGLLPFVHIPERFFICFLPTIINRTYFPFPCSGLNKLAAMVSKWLIMRKSLIQHLEQRGVQVIFWCLNEESDFEAAYSLGATGVMTDYPTALRHYLDNHRGAAQAS; via the exons ATGACCATGAGCCCTCTGCTGTACTATGCCCTTCCCACCCTGGGCGGCTATGTCATGCTCTCCATCTTCTTCCTGCGCCGGCCTCGCCTGCTGCACACACCCTGGGCTCCAGCCTTCCAGCCGCGCCTGGGGGCCCACAGGGCAG GATCTGGAGAGCGACTGGAACACACCATAGAAGCCATGGAGAA CTCCATGGCCCAGCGATCCGACTTCCTGGAGCTTGACTGCCAGCTGACACGGGATGGTGTGGTGGTGCTGTCCCACGACGAGAACCTGTCTCGCCAGTCAGGCGTGAATAGGGATGTGAGCAGCTTGGACTTTGAG GAGCTGCCCCTCTACAAGGAGGAGCTAGAAGTTTACTTCTCACCAG GCCACTTTGCACATGGGTCAGATCGGCGTATGGTGAGTCTGGAGGATGTGTTCCGGAGGTTCCCTCGGATGCCCATGAGTGTGGAGGTcaaaaagggaaatgaagaaCTCATTAACAAG ataGCTGGCCTGGTGAGGCACTTTGACCGCAATGAAATCACCATCTGGGCCTCAGAAAAGAGCTCAATCATGAAGAAGTGCAGGGCTGCT aaccccgagatgcCATTCGCCTTCACGATAACCCGAGGATTGTGGTTGGTGCTTCTCTATTACCTGGGGCTGCTGCCCTTCGTCCATATCCCGGAGAGGTTTTTCATCTGCTTCTTGCCCACCATCATCAATAG GACCTACTTCCCATTTCCCTGCTCTGGGCTGAACAAGCTGGCGGCTATGGTTTCCAAATG GTTAATCATGAGGAAAAGCCTGATCCAACACCTGGAACAGCGAGGAGTGCAG gTGATCTTTTGGTGCCTTAATGAAGAGTCGGACTTTGAAGCAGCCTACAGCCTGGGGGCCACCGGGGTCATGACCGATTACCCCACAGCCCTGAGGCACTACCTGGACAATCACCGAGGAGCTGCCCAGGCCTCCTAA
- the YPEL3 gene encoding protein yippee-like 3: protein MCVAQALTAHSLPSLQALGSLCSPWAAPRVGPLPPAPAMVRISKPKTFQAYLDDCHRRYSCAHCRAHLANHDDLISKSFQGSQGRAYLFNSVVNVGCGPAEERVLLTGLHAVADIHCENCKTTLGWKYEQAFESSQKYKEGKYIIELNHMIKDNGWD from the exons atgtgtgtgGCCCAGGCCCTGACAGCCCACTCACTCCCTTCCCTGCAGGCACtgggctccctctgctccccgtGGGCTGCTCCCCGCGTGGGGCCactgcccccggcccccgccaTGGTGCGGATTTCAAAGCCCAAGACGTTTCAGGCCTACTTGGATGACTGTCACCGGAGGTATAGCTGTGCCCACTGCCGCGCTCACCTGGCCAACCACGACGACCTCATCTCCAAG TCCTTCCAGGGCAGTCAGGGGCGTGCCTACCTCTTCAACTCTGT GGTGAACGTGGGCTGCGGGCCAGCCGAGGAGCGGGTGCTGCTGACAGGCCTCCATGCTGTTGCTGACATCCACTGCGAGAACTGCAAGACAACTTTGGGCTGGAAATAT GAACAGGCCTTCGAGAGCAGCCAGAAGTACAAAGAGGGGAAGTACATCATTGAACTCAACCACATGATCAAAGACAACGGCTGGGACTGA